The following DNA comes from Puniceicoccales bacterium.
AATTGGGATCAGCAACACACGTCGGCCCAGGCAAAAGAACTGTTTGGTGATGATGGTGACTCCGTAAGTGTTTCCGTGGCAGGAAGGATCGTTGCATACAGGCTGATGGGCAAGGCGAGCTTTATCAATTTGCTGGATAGGGATGGTCACATCCAGCTGTATGTTTCTCAGGACGATATTGGCGAAGACAACTACAAAAGCTTTAAGAAGTTAGATATCGGTGATATTGTTGGTGCGAAGGGCAGGCTATTTAAAACAAAAACCGATGAGATAACCGTAAGAGTTGATGAGCTTAGGCTTCTATCGAAGTCGATGCGGCCATTGCCTGAAAAGTGGCATGGTCTCGCGGATGACGAGCAAATCTACAGGCAAAGATACCTGGATTTGATCGTGAATCAGAAGTCAAGGTTCATGGCCTTTAAAAGAACCGAAATACTGAAAGAGATCCGCAGGTTTCTGTGGAATAGGGAGTTCACCGAAGTCGAGACTCCGATGTTGCAGAATATACCAGGTGGTGCTGCTGCCAAACCGTTTGTAACCCATATGAATGCGCTTGATCATGATTTCTATCTGAGAATATCACTGGAGTTGTTTTTAAAGCGAATGCTGGTGGCAGGGTTTGATCGAGTTTTTGAGATGGGTAGAGTATTTAGGAACGAAGGGCTTTCCAGGAAGCACAACCCAGAATTTACCATGATAGAGCTCTACCAGGCCTACTCGGATCATCGGGGCATGATGTCATTGATCTATGATCTGATTCAGCATCTGTGCAAAACTGTCCTCGGAAAGACAAAATTAACCCGCTATGATGGGAAAGAGATCGAGCTATCCGGGAAGTGGCGTGAAGAAACCTATGGCAATCTGGTCATCGAAGCCACCAATGACGGCCGGTGGTTTTCCAGGACTAAGGAAGAGAAGATTAAGGCTTGCAAGGAGTTAGGCGTTGAGGCCAGTCCAGACCAGGAGGATTATGAAATCACTGACAATGTGTTTGGAAAGCTGGTTGAGCCGAATCTGATACAGCCGACCTTTGTTCTGGAGCTGCCGAAGGAACTGTGTCCCTTGGCCAAATTGAATCAGGAAAATCCCAAGGTCTTGGATGTATTTGAGTTATGCATCAATGGCCAGGAGATTGCGCCATCCTATTCGGAACAGAATGATCCATTTATTCAAAGGGAAATGTTTGAGGCACAGCTGGGCGAGGAGAGGCAAAATCTTGATAATGAGTTTCTTTTAGCACTTGAATATGGTATGCCTCCGGCCGGTGGTA
Coding sequences within:
- the lysS gene encoding lysine--tRNA ligase, producing the protein MQDRESSELIAIRRNKLVELRRSGFDPFRQNWDQQHTSAQAKELFGDDGDSVSVSVAGRIVAYRLMGKASFINLLDRDGHIQLYVSQDDIGEDNYKSFKKLDIGDIVGAKGRLFKTKTDEITVRVDELRLLSKSMRPLPEKWHGLADDEQIYRQRYLDLIVNQKSRFMAFKRTEILKEIRRFLWNREFTEVETPMLQNIPGGAAAKPFVTHMNALDHDFYLRISLELFLKRMLVAGFDRVFEMGRVFRNEGLSRKHNPEFTMIELYQAYSDHRGMMSLIYDLIQHLCKTVLGKTKLTRYDGKEIELSGKWREETYGNLVIEATNDGRWFSRTKEEKIKACKELGVEASPDQEDYEITDNVFGKLVEPNLIQPTFVLELPKELCPLAKLNQENPKVLDVFELCINGQEIAPSYSEQNDPFIQREMFEAQLGEERQNLDNEFLLALEYGMPPAGGMGIGIDRLVILLTEADNIRDTILYPTLKPLAD